Proteins from a genomic interval of Psychrobacter urativorans:
- the glyA gene encoding serine hydroxymethyltransferase, with protein MFQDISIKEFDPVLAEALAAESVRQENHIELIASENYCSQAVMEAQGTDLTNKYAEGYPGKRYYGGCEHVDVVEQLAIDRAKELFGAEYVNVQPHSGSQANSAVFLALLKANDTILGMSLDAGGHLTHGAHINFSGINYHAVQYGLIEGSGLIDYDQVDALAREHKPKMIIAGFSAYSQVVDWQRFRDIADEVGAYLLVDMAHVAGLVAAGVYPSPVPFADVVTTTTHKTLRGPRSGMILARDEKLAKKLNSAVFPGNQGGPLMHVIAAKAVSFKEALEDNFKTYQQQVVKNAQAMAKVIIDRGYEIISGGTENHLMLISLVKQEMTGKEADKWLGDAHITVNKNAVPNDPKSPFVTSGIRIGTPAITTRGFNEAQAGELAGWICDVLDSRGDEAVTAEVRGKVEAICKELPVYAKNQ; from the coding sequence ATGTTTCAAGATATCTCGATTAAGGAATTTGACCCAGTACTTGCTGAAGCATTAGCAGCTGAAAGTGTTCGCCAAGAAAATCACATTGAGCTGATTGCTTCAGAAAACTACTGCTCACAAGCGGTGATGGAAGCACAAGGTACCGATTTAACCAATAAATACGCTGAAGGTTATCCCGGCAAGCGTTATTACGGTGGTTGTGAGCACGTTGACGTGGTTGAGCAATTGGCGATTGATCGTGCAAAAGAATTGTTTGGTGCAGAATATGTGAACGTCCAACCACATTCTGGTAGCCAAGCCAACTCAGCAGTATTCTTAGCACTTTTAAAAGCTAATGACACTATTCTTGGTATGAGCCTTGATGCGGGTGGTCACTTGACTCACGGCGCACACATTAACTTTTCAGGCATCAACTACCATGCGGTGCAGTACGGTTTAATCGAAGGCTCTGGTCTGATTGATTATGACCAAGTTGACGCCCTCGCTCGTGAACATAAACCTAAAATGATTATTGCTGGTTTCTCAGCGTATTCACAAGTGGTCGATTGGCAGCGTTTCCGCGATATCGCGGACGAAGTTGGCGCTTATCTATTGGTTGATATGGCTCACGTTGCTGGTCTGGTTGCCGCAGGTGTTTACCCAAGCCCAGTACCATTTGCTGACGTGGTTACTACCACTACGCACAAAACCTTACGCGGTCCACGTTCAGGTATGATTCTAGCTCGTGATGAGAAGCTAGCGAAAAAGCTAAATTCAGCCGTTTTCCCAGGTAATCAGGGCGGTCCATTAATGCATGTTATCGCTGCCAAAGCGGTATCATTCAAAGAAGCATTAGAAGACAATTTCAAAACCTATCAGCAACAAGTGGTTAAAAACGCGCAAGCAATGGCGAAAGTAATCATCGACCGTGGCTATGAAATCATCTCTGGCGGCACTGAAAATCATCTCATGCTGATCAGCCTAGTTAAGCAAGAAATGACGGGTAAAGAAGCGGATAAATGGTTGGGTGATGCGCACATTACGGTCAATAAAAATGCCGTACCAAACGATCCAAAATCTCCATTCGTGACCTCTGGTATCCGTATCGGTACACCAGCCATTACCACTCGCGGCTTCAATGAAGCGCAAGCAGGTGAGTTGGCAGGTTGGATTTGTGACGTGTTAGACAGCCGTGGCGATGAAGCCGTGACTGCTGAAGTCCGTGGCAAAGTAGAAGCTATCTGTAAAGAGCTTCCAGTTTATGCTAAAAATCAATAA
- the gltS gene encoding sodium/glutamate symporter, whose translation MEVTLNGYYTLILATLVLLLGRFLVKKIKFLEDFNIPEPVAGGLVAAAIVYALNLVWGYSFTFNQALQTATMLMFFASIGLSADFGRLKAGGSPLLIFTIVVSVFIILQDVVGVAMASVLGLDPLLGLVTGSIALTGGHGTAGAWGIVLEEQYGVVGATTLGIAAATYGLVAGGLVGGPVARRLINKMGLKPAPVNANQSDVEKLAGKQSLYSTKHNEDGDNRHEEMFEKPDNIRLITASSTIESLALFAGALAFADLMTIVAQGTAFELPTFVWALAGGVIIRNALTMVFNFDMFDRAIDVIGNASLSLFLAMALLSLKLWELTDLAGPVLIILLVQTAVMIAYAYFITFRIMGKDYDAAVLAAGHCGFGMGATPTAIANMQAVTDRYLPSPKAFLIVPMVGAFFVDIVNATVLQIFTKLPF comes from the coding sequence ATGGAAGTTACTTTAAATGGATATTACACGCTCATTTTAGCGACGTTGGTATTACTACTTGGGCGCTTCTTGGTCAAGAAAATTAAGTTCTTAGAGGACTTTAATATTCCAGAGCCTGTCGCAGGCGGTCTGGTTGCTGCCGCGATTGTATATGCTCTTAACTTAGTATGGGGTTATAGTTTTACCTTCAATCAAGCATTACAGACGGCGACCATGCTGATGTTTTTTGCCTCAATTGGTCTGAGTGCCGACTTTGGGCGTCTTAAAGCGGGTGGCTCACCGTTACTCATTTTTACCATTGTCGTATCCGTTTTTATTATCTTGCAGGATGTGGTTGGGGTAGCCATGGCAAGCGTACTTGGGCTTGATCCGCTGCTCGGTTTGGTAACAGGTTCTATCGCCTTAACCGGTGGACACGGTACGGCTGGGGCATGGGGTATTGTATTAGAAGAACAATACGGCGTGGTTGGTGCCACGACCCTTGGTATTGCTGCTGCGACTTATGGTTTGGTTGCAGGTGGTCTAGTTGGTGGTCCTGTTGCGCGCCGATTGATCAACAAAATGGGGCTTAAACCAGCTCCAGTCAATGCAAATCAAAGTGACGTTGAAAAGCTTGCCGGTAAGCAGTCATTATATAGCACCAAACATAACGAAGATGGTGATAATAGACATGAAGAGATGTTTGAGAAGCCGGATAATATTCGTCTGATTACCGCCTCTTCTACCATTGAAAGTTTGGCGTTATTTGCAGGTGCTTTGGCGTTTGCCGACTTGATGACCATCGTTGCACAGGGCACGGCATTTGAGTTGCCTACCTTCGTTTGGGCATTAGCAGGTGGCGTGATTATTCGTAATGCACTGACTATGGTCTTTAACTTTGATATGTTTGACCGCGCGATTGATGTGATTGGTAACGCCTCGTTAAGCCTGTTTCTAGCCATGGCGCTGTTGTCGCTAAAGCTATGGGAATTGACAGATTTAGCCGGTCCAGTTTTAATTATTTTACTGGTGCAAACTGCGGTTATGATTGCTTATGCTTACTTCATCACCTTTAGAATCATGGGCAAAGATTATGATGCGGCGGTATTAGCAGCCGGACACTGTGGTTTTGGTATGGGCGCAACGCCAACTGCGATTGCTAATATGCAGGCGGTTACCGATCGCTATTTGCCATCACCTAAGGCGTTTTTAATTGTACCGATGGTTGGTGCTTTCTTTGTTGATATCGTTAACGCGACGGTATTGCAGATATTTACGAAATTGCCGTTTTAA
- a CDS encoding GNAT family N-acetyltransferase, with product MSLQYALVGDMSWQQQTQWQTPDTPFMSFAFWQALIDTGAIGEDAGWLPIFILVYRDKDINNAASLTDESLPTTDITEPVAVMPVFVKGHHRGEFVFDHAWAEAYARYGIDYYPRLVTSVPYTPITGERLWLAQGESLSADIIKMAMAGVDDLAQQVGASSWHGLFVNSELATLAASTDIEIDSAIETLYSQSASATLSATIPILERQGCQFLWQNKDLVNNAQPFTSFDDFLMTLTAKKRKNIRAERRKVSEQGISCVRKCGDAISADDWKIFYHCYVMTYAVRGQQPYLTTDFFMALAQTMPEHIMLAQAYDSEGEIIASSLFLYDVAHDTCDTKNTHKRTLYGRYWGALGEYDSLHFELCYYQGIEFAIEQGLSNFDPGTQGEHKLIRGFIPTTTHSLHRIYDPRFVPTISDFCKQDRAHMAQYRQQAHEALPFNNDNMPDFDSSL from the coding sequence ATGAGTTTACAGTACGCGCTCGTGGGCGATATGAGTTGGCAGCAGCAAACCCAGTGGCAGACACCTGATACGCCATTTATGTCGTTTGCCTTTTGGCAGGCGCTGATTGATACGGGCGCGATTGGTGAGGATGCGGGTTGGTTGCCTATTTTTATATTGGTATATCGTGATAAAGATATCAATAACGCTGCAAGTTTAACCGATGAGAGTTTACCAACTACAGATATAACTGAACCGGTAGCGGTAATGCCGGTATTTGTAAAAGGTCACCATCGCGGTGAGTTTGTCTTTGACCATGCATGGGCAGAAGCGTATGCGCGTTATGGAATTGATTATTATCCACGTTTGGTGACCAGTGTGCCTTATACACCGATTACAGGTGAGCGGTTATGGTTGGCACAAGGCGAGAGTCTCAGCGCTGATATTATAAAAATGGCAATGGCGGGGGTTGATGATCTTGCACAGCAAGTTGGCGCGTCAAGTTGGCATGGCTTGTTTGTAAATTCTGAACTTGCAACGCTTGCTGCATCAACAGATATTGAAATAGATAGTGCCATAGAAACGCTGTATTCACAGTCAGCGAGCGCCACTTTATCTGCAACGATTCCTATCCTTGAGCGTCAAGGCTGTCAGTTCTTATGGCAAAATAAAGATCTCGTCAATAATGCACAGCCTTTTACCAGTTTTGATGACTTCTTAATGACACTGACCGCCAAAAAGCGCAAAAATATTCGCGCTGAACGCCGTAAAGTATCGGAACAAGGGATTTCTTGTGTACGAAAATGCGGGGATGCTATCAGCGCTGACGATTGGAAAATCTTTTATCATTGTTATGTGATGACTTATGCCGTCCGTGGGCAGCAACCTTATTTAACCACTGATTTTTTTATGGCATTGGCACAGACCATGCCAGAGCATATTATGCTGGCGCAAGCTTATGACAGCGAAGGCGAGATTATCGCCAGTAGCTTATTTTTATATGATGTTGCTCATGATACATGTGATACAAAAAATACGCACAAGCGCACGTTATATGGGCGCTATTGGGGCGCACTGGGTGAGTATGACAGTCTACATTTTGAGCTGTGTTATTATCAAGGGATTGAATTTGCTATTGAGCAAGGATTGTCGAATTTTGATCCCGGCACCCAAGGTGAGCATAAGCTGATTCGCGGTTTTATTCCGACGACGACCCATTCCTTACATCGTATTTATGATCCGCGTTTTGTCCCAACGATTAGCGACTTTTGTAAGCAAGACCGTGCTCATATGGCGCAGTATCGTCAGCAGGCACATGAGGCGTTGCCATTTAATAATGACAATATGCCTGATTTTGATAGCAGTCTTTAA
- a CDS encoding chorismate--pyruvate lyase family protein: MRPNRFNTSTKISPPPALLPWLDTNGSLTAMLEAKAGQPLRVVRSFEGYRLLSLRQKQQLGLQGAVLNRPLLAWVREAQLYGNDELPWVTAQSIFPLISLQGQARRLQQLKGTPIGYVLFKRCRTLPNQRFIEYTNEGWRRQTRYDWYGRTLLISETFLPHFCQQILKF; the protein is encoded by the coding sequence ATGCGCCCTAATCGCTTTAATACGTCAACAAAAATATCGCCACCGCCAGCATTACTGCCATGGCTCGATACCAATGGTTCATTGACCGCGATGCTAGAGGCAAAAGCAGGGCAGCCTTTACGGGTGGTTCGAAGTTTTGAAGGTTATCGCTTGTTATCGCTTCGACAAAAGCAGCAGCTTGGATTACAAGGTGCGGTGCTAAATCGACCACTGCTCGCATGGGTGCGTGAGGCACAATTATATGGTAACGACGAATTGCCATGGGTGACGGCACAAAGTATCTTTCCTCTAATCAGCTTGCAAGGGCAGGCGCGACGGTTGCAACAGCTCAAAGGCACACCGATTGGCTATGTATTATTTAAGCGTTGCCGAACCTTGCCTAATCAGCGTTTTATTGAGTATACAAATGAGGGTTGGCGTCGGCAAACGCGCTACGATTGGTATGGGCGTACCTTGCTCATAAGTGAGACTTTTTTACCGCATTTTTGCCAACAAATACTAAAGTTTTAA